One part of the Perognathus longimembris pacificus isolate PPM17 chromosome 10, ASM2315922v1, whole genome shotgun sequence genome encodes these proteins:
- the Thoc7 gene encoding THO complex subunit 7 homolog isoform X2, whose protein sequence is MGAVTDDEVIRKRLLIDGDGAGDDRRINLLVKSFIKWCNSGSQEEGYSQYQRMLSTLSQYRSIAGAHEKIAECKKQILQAKRIRKNRQEYDALAKVIQHHPDRHETLKELEILGKELEHLSHIKETVEDKLELRRKQFYVLLSTIHELQQTLENDEKFCEIEAPEAGIKTAPKP, encoded by the exons ATGGGAGCCGTGACGGACG atgAAGTCATAAGGAAGCGACTCTTAATTGATGGAGATGGTGCTGGTGATGATCGGAGGATTAATTTGCTAGTGAAAAGTTTCATTAAATGGTGCAACTCTGGATCCCAAGAAGAGGG aTATAGCCAGTACCAACGGATGCTTAGCACCCTGTCTCAAT atagaAGCATTGCTGGAGCCCATGAAAAAATTGCTGAGTGTAAAAAGCAGATTCTTCAAGCAAAACGAATAAGAAAAAATCGCCAAG AATATGATGCTTTGGCAAAAGTGATTCAACATCATCCAGATAGACATGAGACATTAAA ggaGCTAGAGATTCTGGGGAAAGAATTAGAACATCTCTCACATATTAAAGAAACTGTTGAAGATAAG CTAGAATTGAGGCGGAAGCAGTTTTATGTTCTTCTTAGCACTATTCATGAACTTCAGCAAACACTGGAAA ATGATGAAAAGTTCTGCGAGATAGAAGCTCCAGAAGCAGGCATCAAAACAGCTCCTAAGCCCTAG
- the Thoc7 gene encoding THO complex subunit 7 homolog isoform X1, with protein MGAVTDDEVIRKRLLIDGDGAGDDRRINLLVKSFIKWCNSGSQEEGYSQYQRMLSTLSQCEFSMGKTLLVYDMNLREMENYEKIYKEIDRSIAGAHEKIAECKKQILQAKRIRKNRQEYDALAKVIQHHPDRHETLKELEILGKELEHLSHIKETVEDKLELRRKQFYVLLSTIHELQQTLENDEKFCEIEAPEAGIKTAPKP; from the exons ATGGGAGCCGTGACGGACG atgAAGTCATAAGGAAGCGACTCTTAATTGATGGAGATGGTGCTGGTGATGATCGGAGGATTAATTTGCTAGTGAAAAGTTTCATTAAATGGTGCAACTCTGGATCCCAAGAAGAGGG aTATAGCCAGTACCAACGGATGCTTAGCACCCTGTCTCAATGTGAATTTTCAATGGGCAAAACTCTGCTGGTATATGATATGAATCtcagagaaatggaaaattatgaaaaaatttacaaagaaatag atagaAGCATTGCTGGAGCCCATGAAAAAATTGCTGAGTGTAAAAAGCAGATTCTTCAAGCAAAACGAATAAGAAAAAATCGCCAAG AATATGATGCTTTGGCAAAAGTGATTCAACATCATCCAGATAGACATGAGACATTAAA ggaGCTAGAGATTCTGGGGAAAGAATTAGAACATCTCTCACATATTAAAGAAACTGTTGAAGATAAG CTAGAATTGAGGCGGAAGCAGTTTTATGTTCTTCTTAGCACTATTCATGAACTTCAGCAAACACTGGAAA ATGATGAAAAGTTCTGCGAGATAGAAGCTCCAGAAGCAGGCATCAAAACAGCTCCTAAGCCCTAG